A region of Zeugodacus cucurbitae isolate PBARC_wt_2022May chromosome 5, idZeuCucr1.2, whole genome shotgun sequence DNA encodes the following proteins:
- the LOC105211986 gene encoding NADH dehydrogenase [ubiquinone] flavoprotein 2, mitochondrial has protein sequence MISSCATKSINLVRGGMRAIATSAVQRSDHLFVHRDTPEDNPNIKFEFTPENKKRVEAIISIYPEGYKRAAMIPLLDLAQRQYGWLPISAMQKVAEILEVSHMRVYEVATFYTMFLRKPTGKYHIQVCTTTPCWLRGSDEIMECCKKTLGVEVGEMTKDGLFTISEVECLGACVNAPMVAINDDYYEDLTAKDMQQILADFKAGKPSPPGPRNGRYASEPAGEPSSLTEEPKGPGFGLQPALA, from the exons atgaTTTCGAGTTGTGCAACTAAGTCAATCAATTTAGTG CGTGGCGGTATGCGCGCTATCGCAACAAGTGCAGTTCAACGCAGTGATCACCTTTTCGTGCATCGTGACACACCTGAAGACAATCCCAACATTAAATTTGAGTTCACGCCGGAAAACAAGAAG CGTGTTGAGGCTATCATAAGCATCTACCCAGAGGGCTATAAGCGCGCCGCAATGATCCCACTGCTTGACTTGGCACAACGCCAATATGGTTGGCTGCCAATATCGGCAATGCAAAAAGTTGCGGAGATCTTGGAAGTGTCGCACATGCGTGTCTATGAAGTTGCCACTTTCTATACCATGTTTTTACGCAAACCTACTGGCAAATACCACATTCAGGTGTGCACAACCACTCCATGTTGGCTACGTGGCTCCGATGAGATTATGGAATGTTGCAAG AAAACTTTGGGAGTTGAAGTCGGTGAGATGACTAAGGATGGCCTTTTCACTATTTCCGAGGTAGAGTGTTTGGGTGCCTGTGTTAATGCTCCGATGGTGGCTATAAATGATGACTACTAC GAAGATTTAACAGCTAAAGACATGCAACAAATTTTAGCCGACTTCAAGGCCGGTAAACCTTCACCACCCGGACCACGCAACGGTCGTTATGCCAGTGAACCTGCGGGTGAGCCAAGTTCACTCACCGAGGAGCCGAAGGGTCCTGGTTTTGGTTTACAGCCAGCGCTCGCTTAA